The Candida dubliniensis CD36 chromosome 2, complete sequence genome contains a region encoding:
- a CDS encoding oxidoreductase, putative (1 probable transmembrane helix predicted by TMHMM2.0 at aa 269-291) — MSTITLTRESHKNPAKFRINHQDELDILGPHRKDRYAINDKLPTITTTSKLAIIGAGFGGMAGAIKTMEKYDEHDIQIFERHDNFGGTWYANTYPGCASDIPALWYSFSFALTSNWSRIQPPQYEMEEYLLRVADKFKLKEKTRFQTEINKVEWDDVNGQWTLFAHDVKTGQRIIHKSKLLLACHGGLVHPLHFDAKGLDNFKGDYMHSALWDHSVDFRGKKVVVVGNGCSANQAVPALLNDPQYSVGSLTQISRSKHYIMRPLPKVIYTLYRLFSFNYFTMYFFRLMFIFFSELKVPLFKGGGVVSNFVRKVTTEASVQYIKEVAPEKYHDKLIPDYKIGCKRLIFDYNYVPSLKDPRIDIKTEGVAKVVEDGVVLESGEHIEADIIVACTGYNLSKSHFNFEIVGRNGADITQLWKEEGASAYRTLLIKHCPNLWTIGGTNSITGHASVVMGIENGVDYFLKTAKPVFQGKAKSVQIKDEAYDNWLTTLQKEINKSVFGTPFGGCVSWYSGAKVNSVSYPWSQLHYWWKTQFPTYSDLKYEPLTENKKRR; from the coding sequence ATGTCAACTATCACTTTAACAAGAGAATCTCACAAGAACCCAGCAAAGTTCAGAATCAACCATCAAGATGAATTGGACATTTTAGGTCCACATCGTAAAGATCGGTACGCTATCAACGACAAATTACCAACCATTACCACGACTTCTAAACTTGCTATTATTGGTGCTGGGTTTGGAGGTATGGCTGGTGCAATCAAAACCATGGAAAAATATGATGAACATGACATTCAGATTTTTGAAAGACATGACAACTTTGGAGGTACTTGGTACGCCAACACTTATCCAGGATGTGCTAGTGATATTCCTGCTTTATggtattctttttcatttgctTTGACTTCAAACTGGAGTAGAATTCAACCACCACAATATGAGATGGAAGAGTACCTTTTACGAGTTGCtgataaattcaaattgaaagaaaaaacaagatTCCAAACTGAAATCAACAAAGTTGAATGGGACGACGTCAATGGACAATGGACTCTATTTGCACACGATGTTAAAACTGGACAGAGAATTATTCATAAAAGTAAACTTTTACTTGCTTGTCATGGTGGGTTAGTTCATCCGTTACACTTTGACGCCAAGGGTTTAGATAATTTTAAGGGTGATTACATGCATTCAGCTCTCTGGGACCATTCAGTTGATTTCAGAGGCaaaaaagttgttgttgttggtaacGGATGCAGTGCTAACCAAGCTGTTCCTGCATTACTTAATGATCCTCAATACAGTGTTGGTTCGTTGACTCAAATCTCCAGATCCAAGCACTACATTATGAGACCACTTCCAAAAGTAATTTACACACTTTACCGTTTGTTTTCATTCAACTATTTCACGATGTATTTTTTCCGATTGatgtttattttcttctccGAATTGAAAGTTCCATTGTTTAAAGGTGGAGGTGTTGTTTCTAATTTTGTACGTAAGGTAACCACTGAGGCATCTGTTCAGTATATAAAAGAAGTTGCCCCAGAAAAATATCACGACAAGCTTATTCCAGATTACAAAATTGGTTGCAAAAgattgatttttgattaCAACTATGTTCCATCTTTGAAAGATCCCAGAATTGACATTAAAACAGAAGGTGTTGCTAAAGTTGTTGAAGATGGTGTTGTGTTGGAAAGTGGTGAACATATTGAGGCTGACATTATTGTTGCTTGTACTGGTTACAATTTAAGCAAAAgtcatttcaattttgagATTGTTGGTCGTAATGGTGCTGATATTACCCAACTTTGGAAGGAAGAAGGTGCAAGTGCTTACAGAACCCTTTTGATCAAACACTGCCCAAATCTCTGGACAATTGGAGGTACAAACTCAATCACTGGTCATGCTTCGGTTGTTATgggaattgaaaatggtgTTGATTATTTCCTCAAGACTGCTAAACCTGTTTTCCAAGGAAAGGCAAAATCTGTCCAAATTAAGGATGAAGCTTATGATAACTGGCTTACTACTcttcaaaaagaaattaacaAGTCTGTTTTTGGTACTCCATTCGGTGGTTGTGTTTCTTGGTACTCTGGTGCAAAAGTCAATTCTGTTTCGTACCCTTGGAGTCAGCTTCATTACTGGTGGAAAACTCAATTTCCTACTTATAGTGACTTGAAGTACGAACCATTAAccgaaaacaaaaaaagaagataa
- a CDS encoding GTP-binding protein, putative (Similar to S. cerevisiae SPR3;~In S. cerevisiae: sporulation-specific homolog of the yeast CDC3/10/11/12 family of bud neck microfilament genes; septin protein involved in sporulation.): MKSKVKESSASPTTANGISTQNSPCLNTFVVSTPETPHKFSNPIDIISKKSSIKSFGSVKFINTSEITSPLLNTDDKYVNRQSDHCTSEFEDSKKAGLSCLPYQCEKSSNLMGGKFSLMVAGARGTGKSSFVNCLFGSELLVDSYDTTNEEFLDVKNFELTENGFTLNLQVIETVNYGNSFDTGFKPESLCAFVDEKFKAFLYQSKQPRREGLIDLRVHCCVYFLFQTVNPISDLDIQTMKSLSTRTNLIPVVAKADTLTETELHNFEIMVRTTLAKHDIETCQFFSNKELLQEIRLKIPFSIISSSFSPSLDNNNGIIERIRKYPWCLLDIENESYCDFHYIRKLLLEENMLEFVASTEVYYEQFRSIFLSGDSIAVSADYYKNYDSNQSKNLKDKLDRKNSNMKENFNYYQDQHDKLKAKKLYLIQQQKKLQNEIHSLANERTELQVFVNNYETSSFESQDSQNAITGNGYNLFYQQNTLVNSLSVEMSSSSDTVISQ; the protein is encoded by the coding sequence ATGAAATCAAAAGTGAAAGAGTCTAGTGCCAGTCCAACAACTGCTAATGGTATCTCCACCCAGAATAGTCCATGTTTAAACACATTTGTAGTTTCAACACCAGAGACACCACATAAATTCTCTAATCCAATCGatattatttcaaaaaaaagttcCATTAAAAGCTTTGGAAGtgtcaaatttattaataccCTGGAAATAACAAGTCCCCTTTTGAATACTGATGACAAATATGTGAATCGACAATCCGACCATTGTACTTCTGAATTTGAAGACTCTAAGAAAGCAGGTTTGAGCTGTTTGCCATACCAATGTGAAAAAAGTTCGAATCTAATGGGCGGTAAATTTTCGTTAATGGTAGCTGGTGCAAGAGGTACTGGGAAATCAAGTTTTGtgaattgtttgtttgggAGTGAGTTGTTAGTTGACAGTTATGATACCACCAATGAAGAGTTTCTTGATGTAAAGAACTTTGAATTAACTGAGAATGGATTCACGTTGAATTTACAAGTAATTGAAACTGTAAATTATGGTAATTCCTTTGACACAGGGTTTAAACCGGAATCGTTGTGTGCCTTTGTggatgaaaaatttaagGCTTTCCTTTATCAAAGTAAGCAGCCAAGAAGAGAAGGGTTAATTGACTTGAGAGTGCATTGCTGTGTTTATTTTCTATTCCAAACAGTCAACCCAATATCAGATTTGGATATCCAGACAATGAAGAGTTTATCAACCAGAACAAACTTGATCCCCGTGGTAGCCAAAGCAGACACATTAACAGAAACTGAATTACACAACTTTGAAATCATGGTCAGAACAACGTTGGCAAAGCATGACATAGAGACTTGTCAATTTTTCTCTAATAAAGAATTACTACAAGAAATTAGGTTGAAGATTCccttttcaattatttcttcttctttttctccaTCAttggataataataacggaataattgaaagaattcGAAAGTATCCTTGGTGCTTATTAGATATAGAAAATGAATCTTATTGTGATTTCCATTATATCAGAAAACTATTATTAGAAGAGAACATGTTAGAGTTTGTAGCATCAACTGAAGTTTACTACGAGCAATTTAGGAGTATTTTTCTAAGTGGTGATTCAATTGCGGTATCAGCAGATTATTACAAAAACTACGATTCAAATCAATCTAAGAATTTGAAGGATAAACTTGATAGAAAAAATTCTAAcatgaaagaaaatttcaaCTATTATCAAGATCAACATGATAAACTTAAAGCAAAGAAATTGTATTTgatccaacaacaaaaaaagctACAAAACGAAATACATTCTTTGGCAAACGAACGAACGGAATTGCAGGTTTTTGTTAATAACTACGAGACATCAAGTTTTGAAAGTCAAGATTCTCAGAATGCAATTACTGGCAATGGctataatttattttatcaacaaaatacaTTGGTAAATTCTTTGAGTGTTGAAATGTCATCATCGTCTGACACAGTTATTTCTCAATAG
- a CDS encoding nonsense-mediated decay protein, putative (Similar to S. cerevisiae NMD4;~In S. cerevisiae: protein interacting with Nam7p, may be involved in the nonsense-mediated mRNA decay pathway.) has product MSLELSSDESEDNFRDELVDIPSRFSKESITIDTRQVRLILDHTAFVRGIGNIKRWFNEDYINSNITRSNEIINLNIYIPTYTLHEFDFAKKGTSISATNAREAIRFIDNYLENEVEMNSDKIHYNLILESAEDNVPSWNKCNHYKVHSPRIREFPNYKTKFDSSLIGQTANINDDPEFNENFDNALTFNQRNKLNDIQYENSASYQNAIANSDNLAEMPVRLRYLIRSCIYKRFIEATKPKIKNEIEDWKLVTEDPITKIWAKSYGIDCLNVNEAELLIFQNYDVNSFRLYNLYANDGDNFDPSTNILQNTIDTTLYSYSRVQDDHVNPNYRGKNHRGKNNRGRRGTKRREKWSLTTDSVVSEERNEAGTGFIKKEKFGAINYAPRGQGELWRPG; this is encoded by the coding sequence ATGTCACTTGAGTTAAGCTCAGATGAGAGTGAAGATAATTTTAGAGATGAGTTAGTGGATATTCCTAGCAGGTTTTCTAAGGAATCCATTACTATAGACACACGTCAAGTGAGGTTAATTTTAGATCACACAGCCTTTGTCAGGGGAATTGGTAATATCAAAAGATGGTTCAATGAAGATTATATCAATTCCAATATCACCAGATccaatgaaattattaatttgaatatttacATCCCAACCTATACTTTGCAcgaatttgattttgctAAAAAGGGCACATCTATTAGTGCCACCAATGCACGTGAAGCAATTAGAttcattgataattatttggaaaatGAAGTTGAAATGAATTCAGACAAAATCCACTATAATCTTATTTTGGAATCTGCTGAAGACAATGTGCCATCTTGGAATAAGTGTAATCATTATAAAGTGCATTCTCCGAGGATCAGAGAATTCCCAAATtataaaaccaaatttgattcatcTTTAATTGGACAAACTGCAAATATTAACGACGATCCcgaatttaatgaaaattttgataatgcTTTAACTTTTAATCAAcgtaataaattaaatgatataCAGTATGAAAATTCTGCATCTTATCAAAATGCTATTGCCAATTCTGATAACTTGGCAGAAATGCCAGTACGTTTGAGATATTTGATTAGAAGTTGTATTTATAAAAGATTCATTGAAGCAACTAAaccaaaaatcaaaaatgaGATTGAGGATTGGAAATTAGTTACAGAAGATCCAATCACAAAAATTTGGGCTAAATCATATGGAATTGATTGTCTCAATGTTAATGAAGCggaattattgatattccAAAATTATGATGTCAATCTGTTCAGATTATACAATTTATACGCGAATGATGGAGATAATTTTGATCCAAGCACAAACATTTTGCAAAATACAATCGACACCACTTTGTATTCATACTCAAGAGTTCAAGATGATCACGTAAATCCAAATTACCGAGGTAAAAACCACCGAGGAAAAAATAATAGAGGAAGACGTGGAACgaaaagaagagaaaaatgGTCATTAACAACCGATTCCGTTGTCAGCGAGGAGAGAAATGAAGCTGGAACTGGTTTCATCAAAAAGGAGAAGTTTGGAGCAATTAATTATGCCCCAAGAGGACAAGGTGAATTATGGAGACCAGGATGA